A region from the Brachyspira hampsonii genome encodes:
- the nadE gene encoding NAD(+) synthase — protein MKIAVSQLEIIPSMPCDNAVRIISFISKAKKENADIVIFPELCISGYMIGDMWESEGFIKECEELGKEIIKSSNGIYVIFGNVASDKNKKNFDGRIRKYNAMFVAKDGKLIHNNTTEYPFIIKSLLPNYKEFEDPRHFFSLKDLAFENNADIKEYLKPLEIECSKEKIKLGLTICEDAWSKNYLFSPMDIINSNNDVDLFINISSSPYTLVKDIKRHSMYGEIASKHNTPLVYVNNVGIQNNGKTVYTFDGGSSVYDDKGNLLLTGKRYEEDLYFIDIDVKNKVFEKVIEIREENEYKLIYDTVIYGIRKFMKSIGINKVVIGVSGGIDSALSSAMYVNAIGKDNVLLVNMPSKFNSDTTKNLAKTLSDNLGCAYMVVPIQESVDYTVNQLESSPIIKDGKEDHLKVSSFVIENIQARDRSSRVLSAIAASFGGVFTCNANKTETMVGYSTMYGDGAGFFACLADLWKYQIYGLANYVNKEVFKKEIIPEGTINIVPSAELSTAQAVDEGKGDPIKYDYHDYLFKFLMESWNRAILEDILEFYISGNLEEKIGCRKGILKKYFKNGADFVDDLERWWKQYMGMAISKRIQAPPILAVSRRAFGFGNREAQNRIYYTAKYLYLKNKIFEV, from the coding sequence ATGAAAATAGCTGTTTCTCAATTAGAAATAATACCATCTATGCCTTGTGATAATGCTGTAAGAATAATAAGTTTTATAAGCAAAGCAAAAAAGGAAAATGCGGATATAGTAATATTTCCAGAATTATGTATTTCAGGATACATGATTGGAGATATGTGGGAAAGCGAGGGATTTATAAAAGAATGTGAGGAACTTGGAAAAGAAATAATAAAATCTTCAAATGGAATATATGTAATTTTCGGAAATGTTGCATCTGATAAAAATAAAAAGAATTTTGACGGTAGAATTAGAAAATATAATGCTATGTTTGTAGCTAAAGACGGTAAATTAATACATAATAATACTACTGAATATCCTTTTATAATAAAATCATTGCTTCCTAATTATAAAGAATTTGAAGATCCAAGACATTTTTTCAGTTTAAAAGATTTAGCTTTTGAAAACAATGCAGATATAAAAGAATATTTAAAACCATTAGAAATAGAATGCAGCAAAGAAAAGATAAAATTAGGTTTGACTATATGTGAAGATGCATGGAGTAAGAATTATTTATTTTCTCCTATGGATATTATAAATTCTAATAATGATGTAGATTTATTTATTAATATATCAAGTTCTCCATATACTTTGGTAAAAGACATTAAAAGACATAGCATGTACGGAGAAATAGCAAGTAAACATAACACTCCTCTTGTATATGTTAATAATGTAGGAATACAAAATAACGGAAAAACAGTATACACATTTGACGGCGGAAGTTCTGTTTATGATGATAAAGGTAATTTATTATTAACAGGAAAAAGATATGAAGAGGATTTATACTTTATTGATATTGATGTAAAAAATAAAGTATTTGAAAAAGTTATAGAAATAAGAGAAGAAAATGAATACAAATTAATATATGATACTGTTATTTACGGAATCAGAAAATTCATGAAATCCATTGGAATTAATAAGGTAGTTATAGGTGTATCAGGCGGTATTGATTCTGCTTTATCATCTGCGATGTATGTAAATGCAATTGGAAAAGATAATGTACTATTGGTCAATATGCCTAGTAAATTCAATTCCGATACAACTAAAAACCTTGCAAAAACCCTATCTGATAATTTAGGCTGTGCTTATATGGTAGTTCCTATACAGGAATCTGTAGATTATACTGTAAATCAATTAGAAAGCTCCCCTATTATAAAAGATGGAAAAGAAGATCATTTAAAAGTATCATCATTTGTTATAGAGAATATACAGGCAAGAGACAGATCATCGAGGGTATTATCCGCTATAGCTGCTAGTTTTGGCGGTGTATTTACATGCAATGCCAATAAAACTGAAACTATGGTGGGATATTCAACTATGTATGGAGATGGAGCAGGATTTTTTGCATGTTTAGCAGATTTATGGAAGTATCAGATATACGGACTAGCTAATTATGTTAATAAAGAAGTATTTAAAAAAGAAATTATACCTGAAGGCACTATAAATATTGTACCTAGTGCGGAACTTTCAACTGCTCAGGCTGTTGACGAAGGTAAGGGAGATCCGATAAAATATGATTATCATGATTATTTGTTTAAATTTTTAATGGAATCTTGGAACAGAGCAATATTGGAAGATATATTAGAATTTTACATATCAGGAAATTTAGAGGAAAAAATCGGATGCCGAAAAGGAATATTAAAAAAATATTTTAAAAATGGAGCAGATTTTGTAGATGATTTAGAGAGATGGTGGAAGCAATATATGGGAATGGCTATATCTAAAAGAATACAGGCTCCTCCGATACTTGCAGTGAGCAGAAGAGCTTTTGGATTCGGCAACAGGGAAGCACAAAATAGAATCTATTACACGGCTAAATATTTATACCTGAAAAATAAAATTTTTGAAGTATAA
- a CDS encoding pyridoxamine 5'-phosphate oxidase family protein: MRRKDFIFEDKEEICNMLNSIEFGVMALPDDIPYAVPISFCYKNNEIYFHGAMAGRKYEILKNNPKVSFSASKPYSYIPSQFLNGKMIPTQFFFSVFIEGKFETIDDISRRKEILYKIVRKYEPNNYNLSIDNKMFDYAQNNMLIGVIKIENITAKAKFGQNMSYDEIKIIIEDLKTRAEKIDIDTIEMINKMRK; the protein is encoded by the coding sequence ATGAGAAGAAAAGATTTTATATTTGAAGACAAAGAAGAAATATGTAATATGCTTAATAGCATAGAATTCGGAGTTATGGCTTTGCCTGATGATATACCTTATGCTGTACCTATAAGTTTTTGCTATAAAAATAATGAAATATATTTCCATGGTGCTATGGCCGGAAGGAAATATGAAATTTTAAAAAATAATCCTAAAGTATCTTTTAGTGCTTCAAAACCATATTCATATATACCATCCCAATTTTTAAATGGAAAAATGATACCGACACAGTTTTTCTTTTCAGTTTTTATAGAAGGTAAATTTGAAACTATAGATGATATATCAAGAAGAAAAGAAATTTTATACAAAATAGTAAGAAAATATGAACCTAATAATTATAATTTATCTATAGACAATAAAATGTTTGACTATGCACAAAATAATATGCTTATAGGTGTTATAAAAATTGAAAATATTACTGCGAAAGCTAAATTTGGTCAGAATATGTCATACGATGAAATAAAAATTATAATAGAAGACCTAAAAACAAGAGCTGAAAAAATTGATATAGATACAATAGAGATGATAAATAAAATGAGAAAATGA
- a CDS encoding cyclic nucleotide-binding domain-containing protein translates to MQTRVYKAGSIVYFTGDTSDRVYILKQGQAQSIFLSEETGYETRELINIGEFFGVKSILGTYPQEDTVQCLTDCVVIIITYEEFESLIEKNKPIIIKMLKVFSNQLRRINKRVRELVENDISEEGQDPLEGLYGIGEFYFKNKKYRNALYAYKRYIQYADEDSAFYNTVKEKIEECKEELDITDDSDIAPPVSNAPVSSPKTQAKAAINDPAYNKAVELYNNNDYINSLKAFNNLIKSPDTAVAENSIFYMGKCYYNINKYDNASTVLLSAIKKYPKSSNVKEAILFLAKSCEGSGNKTKAKAYYQKVISMPPMDNFSKEANASISRL, encoded by the coding sequence ATGCAAACAAGAGTATATAAAGCAGGTTCCATAGTATATTTTACAGGCGATACCTCAGATAGAGTTTATATATTAAAACAAGGTCAGGCTCAAAGTATATTTTTATCGGAAGAAACAGGGTATGAAACTAGGGAGCTTATTAATATAGGAGAGTTTTTTGGGGTAAAAAGTATACTTGGTACTTATCCGCAGGAAGATACTGTTCAGTGCTTAACTGATTGTGTTGTTATTATTATTACTTATGAAGAATTTGAAAGTTTGATTGAAAAGAACAAGCCTATAATCATAAAAATGTTAAAGGTATTTTCAAATCAGCTTAGAAGAATTAATAAAAGAGTAAGAGAGCTTGTAGAAAATGATATAAGTGAGGAAGGTCAGGATCCTTTAGAGGGATTATACGGAATAGGGGAGTTTTACTTTAAAAATAAGAAATATAGAAATGCTCTTTATGCTTATAAAAGATACATACAATATGCTGATGAAGATTCTGCATTTTACAATACTGTAAAAGAAAAAATTGAAGAATGTAAAGAAGAATTAGATATTACAGATGACAGTGATATAGCACCTCCTGTTTCAAATGCTCCTGTTTCATCTCCTAAAACTCAGGCTAAAGCAGCAATTAATGATCCTGCATATAATAAGGCTGTTGAATTATATAACAATAATGATTATATTAATTCATTAAAAGCATTTAATAATTTAATTAAAAGTCCTGATACTGCTGTTGCTGAGAATTCTATATTTTATATGGGTAAATGCTATTATAATATAAATAAGTATGATAATGCTTCAACTGTGTTATTATCAGCAATAAAAAAATATCCTAAATCTTCAAATGTTAAAGAGGCTATACTCTTTTTAGCTAAAAGCTGTGAGGGCAGCGGAAATAAAACTAAAGCAAAAGCATATTATCAAAAAGTTATTTCAATGCCTCCTATGGATAATTTCTCAAAGGAAGCAAATGCAAGTATTTCAAGACTGTAA
- a CDS encoding Crp/Fnr family transcriptional regulator yields MDNNLSSHTKKYNTDDVIFLEYERGDKFYLVQSGSVKITKVIKDVEKLLDIVYAGEFFGEMAILEDTTRSASAIANEPTVLLELRKENFQNILANNTVMALKLSKTFAKRIFDAKRRLLILQLNETDLRVYDCLLLLAELQNIPRDHYYEPQELNATINDIANWCGVKVVEVQKVLNTLVKTGKIDIRTNTIYVKNLKEIQRQIDLKRKKS; encoded by the coding sequence ATGGATAATAATTTAAGTTCTCATACAAAAAAATACAATACTGATGATGTTATATTTCTGGAATATGAAAGAGGCGATAAATTCTATTTAGTTCAAAGCGGTTCTGTAAAAATTACCAAAGTTATAAAAGATGTTGAAAAATTATTAGATATAGTTTATGCCGGTGAATTTTTCGGTGAGATGGCTATATTAGAAGATACAACAAGAAGTGCATCAGCCATAGCAAATGAACCTACAGTGCTTTTAGAATTAAGAAAAGAAAATTTCCAAAATATATTGGCTAACAATACAGTTATGGCTTTGAAGCTGTCAAAAACTTTTGCTAAAAGAATATTTGATGCCAAAAGAAGACTTTTAATACTTCAGTTAAATGAAACTGATTTGAGAGTATATGACTGTCTTTTACTTTTAGCAGAACTTCAGAATATACCTAGAGATCATTATTATGAGCCTCAGGAATTGAATGCCACTATAAACGATATAGCTAATTGGTGCGGCGTAAAGGTAGTTGAAGTACAGAAAGTTTTAAATACATTGGTAAAAACAGGTAAAATAGATATCAGAACTAATACAATTTACGTTAAAAATTTAAAGGAAATTCAGAGACAAATTGACTTAAAAAGAAAAAAATCATAA
- a CDS encoding ankyrin repeat domain-containing protein, with product MKKIVLMAVLYTLFSFNALYSGKAENAAQLLSYIVSGDSEGVLELINDKKVDISGRIEDGLTPLMFSIIYKQDEISKILIEKGANINVKDKSGFTALIHSIMYNRTEISKILIEKKADVNIKTSLNENGVYMKNFTPLILNQDKEIAKLLINAGTDINLKLSCKNGDIKLENATPLMWFIVTDNTEVAELLIESGADINSKDKDGKTALDYARGINNTKIEQLLIQKGAK from the coding sequence ATGAAAAAAATTGTATTAATGGCAGTATTGTATACTTTATTTAGTTTTAATGCTTTATATTCAGGAAAAGCTGAAAACGCAGCACAATTATTATCGTATATAGTATCTGGTGACAGCGAAGGGGTTTTAGAGCTTATAAATGATAAAAAAGTTGATATAAGTGGCAGAATAGAAGATGGTCTAACCCCATTAATGTTTTCTATCATTTATAAACAAGATGAAATATCTAAAATACTCATAGAAAAAGGTGCTAATATCAATGTAAAAGACAAGTCTGGATTTACCGCTTTAATACATTCTATAATGTATAATAGAACAGAAATATCAAAAATACTTATAGAAAAAAAAGCTGATGTCAATATAAAAACTTCATTAAATGAAAATGGAGTATATATGAAAAATTTTACTCCTTTAATACTTAACCAAGATAAAGAAATAGCAAAATTATTAATAAATGCTGGTACTGATATTAATCTTAAATTATCTTGTAAAAATGGAGATATAAAATTAGAAAATGCTACACCTTTAATGTGGTTTATTGTTACTGATAATACGGAAGTAGCTGAGTTGTTAATAGAATCTGGGGCCGATATCAATTCTAAAGATAAAGACGGAAAAACAGCATTGGATTATGCAAGAGGTATAAATAATACTAAAATAGAGCAGCTGCTCATTCAAAAAGGTGCTAAGTAA
- a CDS encoding ankyrin repeat domain-containing protein — protein MKKIVFMAILYALFSFNNLYPELSKDEKEFASYIANGNKEEVLDFLNNKKANINLDIMDGITPLILSIIYKQDEIAKLLIEKGADLNKKEKESGATALILSIIYKQDEIAEILIEKGANVNIKDNAGFTALIHAIQREKTDLSKMLIEKKSDVNTKVSFKTDGLYLKDFTPLTFYVDKEVAELLIKAGANVNTRLSIKDDSRNIQLENITPLMWVIFDYNTELAELLIEAGADLNAKDKDGNTALYYAITKNNSKITKLISEKGGRF, from the coding sequence ATGAAAAAAATTGTATTTATGGCAATATTGTATGCTTTATTTAGTTTTAATAATTTGTATCCAGAGCTTAGTAAAGATGAAAAAGAATTCGCATCATATATAGCGAATGGTAATAAAGAAGAAGTTTTAGATTTTTTAAATAATAAAAAAGCCAATATAAATTTAGATATTATGGATGGTATTACACCTTTAATTTTATCTATTATTTATAAGCAAGACGAAATAGCAAAGCTGCTTATAGAAAAAGGTGCTGATCTCAATAAAAAAGAGAAAGAAAGCGGTGCTACAGCTTTAATCTTATCTATTATTTATAAGCAAGACGAAATAGCGGAGATACTAATAGAAAAAGGTGCTAATGTTAATATAAAAGATAATGCAGGATTTACAGCTTTAATACATGCTATACAACGTGAGAAAACAGATTTATCAAAAATGCTCATAGAAAAAAAATCTGATGTAAATACAAAAGTATCATTCAAGACAGATGGATTATATTTAAAAGATTTTACTCCTTTGACATTTTATGTAGATAAAGAAGTAGCTGAGTTATTAATAAAAGCTGGGGCTAATGTTAATACTAGATTATCTATAAAAGATGATTCAAGAAATATACAATTAGAAAATATTACTCCTTTAATGTGGGTAATTTTTGATTATAATACAGAATTAGCTGAGTTATTGATAGAAGCTGGAGCTGATCTTAATGCTAAAGATAAAGATGGAAACACAGCATTATATTATGCAATAACTAAAAATAATAGTAAAATAACGAAGTTGATTTCTGAAAAAGGCGGTAGATTCTAA
- a CDS encoding lipopolysaccharide biosynthesis protein has product MNNIKLLYKKYSYYINYALLVLINGISSVLNYVSSIYVNRSLSISDFAHYNGITNIYSIIVLTVSSFSYYIMHNYKDDEDAYTYWAYGYTIAIIISFLYILSIPLINILFNINSYSSLLIMSIAIFATILFIVSQSILRINNHIGYDYTANLIAAFISKIVLLAYFIITGLTLEKAVITVTAFALLYFIINIIELKKLNLPYFTILNKIKTYFSKQKIYIFFSYIIHIAIINFIFNWISLSDVLMANRYLDKTSAGYYSTISLIIKMFFYIGTPIASVMFSYILIAKKDNNKNKETKILYYSISLFVFASICLSAFLIVFAKQIVLIQFTNRYEAIIPLIPQAVIFGFSLGFTVIAFNYGLAYKLFAPFYGYLIIFAYVYFSLRNGLRTFENFMFIMKIFFIALLIYNILIILIHRIILRTNGK; this is encoded by the coding sequence ATGAATAATATAAAATTGCTGTACAAAAAATATTCATATTATATTAACTATGCTTTATTAGTATTAATAAACGGTATTTCAAGTGTATTAAATTATGTATCTTCAATATATGTCAACAGAAGTTTATCAATATCAGATTTCGCTCATTATAATGGTATTACAAATATATATTCTATAATAGTTTTAACAGTTTCAAGCTTTAGTTATTATATAATGCATAATTACAAAGACGATGAAGATGCATATACTTATTGGGCTTACGGATACACTATTGCAATTATAATATCTTTTCTTTATATATTATCTATACCATTAATCAATATACTTTTTAATATAAATAGTTACAGTTCTCTTTTAATTATGTCTATTGCAATATTTGCTACTATACTATTTATAGTTTCTCAATCTATATTAAGAATTAATAATCATATAGGCTATGATTATACTGCAAATCTAATAGCGGCATTCATATCAAAAATAGTTTTACTAGCTTATTTCATAATAACAGGGCTTACTTTAGAAAAAGCAGTTATCACTGTAACAGCATTTGCTTTACTATATTTTATTATAAATATAATAGAATTAAAAAAACTTAATCTCCCCTACTTTACAATATTAAATAAAATAAAAACATATTTCTCAAAGCAAAAAATATATATATTCTTTAGTTATATAATTCATATAGCTATAATAAATTTTATATTTAATTGGATATCATTAAGCGATGTGTTAATGGCTAATAGATATTTAGATAAAACAAGTGCAGGCTACTATTCTACTATATCATTAATAATAAAAATGTTTTTTTATATAGGAACTCCAATAGCTTCAGTTATGTTTTCTTATATTTTAATAGCCAAAAAAGATAATAATAAAAACAAAGAAACAAAAATACTCTATTATTCTATTTCACTTTTTGTATTTGCTTCTATTTGTCTGTCAGCATTTTTAATTGTATTCGCAAAACAAATAGTATTAATACAATTTACAAACAGATATGAAGCCATTATTCCATTGATTCCTCAGGCTGTAATTTTTGGATTTTCTTTAGGCTTTACGGTTATTGCATTTAATTACGGGCTTGCTTATAAATTATTTGCTCCATTTTACGGATACTTAATCATATTTGCTTATGTATATTTTTCATTAAGAAACGGGCTTAGAACTTTTGAAAATTTCATGTTCATAATGAAAATATTTTTTATAGCTTTGCTTATATACAATATTTTAATCATATTAATACATAGAATAATATTAAGAACTAATGGAAAATAA
- a CDS encoding GldG family protein gives MSNKKFNLKIATLASWVLLFFAWIFFYAVTQRPTTVFWIVLAISAIITIITLIVDRKQIVSFLKMRFVHKAFFGILSLIIILAILVGLYIISINFPIRFDLTQNKSYTVSQQTMDVLSRIDSPLSIVVLRAPSTDPTSADWRADLLLEQYKRINKHISVEYINPIEKPSAKSKYQMTQVGEIVFTYGQGKQVRVYRKDLTTQSKVTSDPLFVGEEKFTQSIYTLLDTESYTVYFTVGHGERQIQDRGGEGLSYVKTYLENENYKVKELNIILENIPTDASLIVIAAPVETFSDFEIDKLNNYVKTGGKLLVLYDSFMDRSKFNCNLGNFLSDWGFKTKNDYIIDTASSVVIPVNIVPQYTSHPITQTLKEGNVFACLVVARSILSGENKYNGSFENIITTTPQGYGKEEATFDLSRARFNPRTDIQGPVPLAISGTYEIEGRKEPARIVVFGDATFALNAYINPEQGQSVDIAFAGNKDLFMNTVAYLLEARQKITIRPKEASIKNLTLTTTQTNFIRYVAQIGLPCLFGILGILIWFLRRR, from the coding sequence ATGTCAAATAAGAAATTTAATTTAAAAATAGCTACATTAGCTTCATGGGTATTATTATTTTTTGCTTGGATTTTCTTTTATGCAGTAACCCAAAGACCTACTACAGTTTTTTGGATTGTACTTGCAATATCGGCCATTATAACAATTATTACATTAATAGTAGACAGAAAACAGATAGTATCTTTTTTGAAGATGCGATTCGTACATAAAGCCTTTTTTGGCATATTATCATTAATAATAATTCTTGCTATACTTGTAGGTTTATATATTATAAGTATAAATTTCCCTATAAGATTTGACTTGACACAAAATAAATCATATACAGTATCTCAGCAGACTATGGATGTTTTATCTAGAATAGACAGTCCGCTTTCTATAGTAGTACTTAGAGCTCCTAGTACAGACCCTACATCAGCAGATTGGAGAGCCGATTTATTATTAGAACAATATAAAAGAATAAATAAACATATATCTGTAGAATATATTAACCCTATAGAAAAACCTTCTGCTAAAAGTAAATATCAAATGACTCAAGTTGGAGAAATAGTATTTACTTATGGACAGGGTAAACAAGTGAGAGTATACAGAAAAGATTTAACAACTCAGTCTAAAGTAACTTCAGATCCTTTATTTGTAGGAGAAGAAAAATTCACTCAGTCAATATATACTTTACTTGATACAGAATCTTATACAGTATACTTCACAGTAGGACATGGCGAAAGACAAATACAAGACAGAGGCGGAGAAGGTTTGTCTTATGTGAAAACATACTTAGAAAATGAAAATTATAAAGTTAAAGAATTGAATATTATACTTGAAAATATTCCTACAGATGCATCATTAATAGTAATAGCGGCACCGGTTGAAACATTCAGTGATTTTGAAATAGATAAATTAAATAATTATGTAAAAACAGGAGGAAAACTTCTTGTTTTATATGACAGCTTTATGGATAGAAGTAAATTTAATTGTAATTTGGGTAATTTCCTATCTGATTGGGGTTTTAAAACTAAAAATGATTATATAATAGATACTGCTTCAAGTGTTGTTATACCTGTTAATATAGTGCCTCAATATACTTCTCATCCTATCACTCAAACACTTAAAGAAGGAAATGTATTTGCCTGCTTAGTTGTGGCAAGAAGTATATTAAGCGGCGAAAATAAATATAATGGTAGCTTTGAAAATATAATTACAACTACACCTCAGGGATATGGAAAAGAAGAAGCTACATTTGATTTATCAAGAGCAAGATTCAATCCTAGAACAGATATACAAGGTCCTGTGCCTTTAGCTATAAGCGGTACTTATGAAATAGAGGGCAGAAAAGAACCTGCAAGAATAGTTGTTTTCGGTGATGCTACATTTGCTTTGAATGCATATATTAATCCAGAACAAGGTCAGTCTGTAGACATAGCCTTTGCAGGAAATAAAGATTTATTTATGAATACAGTTGCCTATCTATTGGAAGCAAGACAGAAAATTACTATAAGACCAAAAGAAGCAAGCATAAAAAATCTTACTCTTACTACTACTCAAACTAATTTTATAAGATATGTTGCTCAAATAGGTTTGCCTTGCTTATTTGGTATATTAGGTATATTAATATGGTTCTTAAGAAGAAGATAA
- the dxr gene encoding 1-deoxy-D-xylulose-5-phosphate reductoisomerase, with product MKKRILLLGATGSIGTNTCSVVREFNNDFEIVGMSANSKIDILRTLCEEFKPKTVNIADKNAENIFKDYDLAKNINIYEGTIADFVKHTDFDILVNALTGYAGFLPTVEAIKKGKTIALANKETLVVGGDIINQLLKEHNAKLIPIDSEHSAIFQMLRHFPKESLSKVIITASGGPFFRTPKEELKNVTVEMALKHPTWSMGSKITIDSATMMNKGFEVIEAHHLFNLDYDKIETIIHPQSLIHSMIEMNDGEIYAQIGKNDMRLPIQHALTYPEIRNTPFEKLRLYEHSEINFYKMDFDKFVMLRLAYECGKKGGLYPCVLNAANEICVYSFLQKKIKFIDIFNIVSKVCEIKINVPLSIDNIINMDSEIRKETAWMINSMSK from the coding sequence ATGAAAAAAAGAATTCTTTTATTAGGAGCCACAGGTTCTATTGGTACTAATACTTGCTCAGTTGTGAGAGAGTTTAATAATGACTTTGAAATAGTGGGAATGTCTGCAAACAGTAAAATAGATATATTGAGAACATTATGTGAAGAGTTTAAGCCTAAAACTGTAAATATAGCTGATAAGAATGCAGAAAATATTTTTAAAGATTATGACTTAGCAAAAAATATAAACATTTATGAAGGAACTATTGCTGATTTTGTAAAGCATACTGATTTTGATATATTAGTTAATGCACTAACCGGATATGCAGGATTTTTACCTACAGTAGAGGCTATAAAAAAAGGTAAAACAATCGCATTAGCTAATAAAGAGACATTAGTTGTAGGCGGAGATATAATAAACCAATTATTGAAAGAGCATAATGCAAAATTAATACCAATAGACAGCGAGCATTCAGCAATATTTCAAATGTTAAGGCATTTTCCTAAGGAATCGCTTTCAAAAGTTATAATAACAGCATCAGGCGGTCCTTTCTTTAGAACTCCAAAAGAAGAATTAAAAAATGTAACAGTTGAAATGGCTTTAAAACATCCTACTTGGTCTATGGGAAGTAAAATAACAATAGATAGTGCCACTATGATGAATAAGGGCTTTGAAGTTATAGAAGCACATCATTTATTTAATTTGGATTATGATAAAATAGAAACCATTATTCACCCTCAAAGTTTAATACATTCTATGATAGAAATGAATGATGGAGAGATTTATGCCCAGATTGGTAAAAATGATATGCGTCTTCCTATACAGCATGCATTAACTTATCCTGAAATTAGAAATACTCCTTTTGAAAAATTAAGATTATATGAACATTCAGAAATAAATTTTTATAAAATGGACTTCGATAAATTTGTAATGCTTAGACTAGCTTATGAATGCGGAAAGAAAGGAGGACTTTATCCTTGCGTTTTAAATGCGGCTAATGAAATATGTGTGTATTCATTTTTACAAAAGAAAATAAAATTCATTGATATATTTAATATAGTGTCAAAGGTATGCGAAATAAAAATAAATGTACCATTAAGCATAGATAATATTATCAATATGGACAGTGAAATAAGAAAAGAAACGGCTTGGATGATTAACTCTATGTCAAAATAA